The following coding sequences lie in one Actinomyces capricornis genomic window:
- a CDS encoding endonuclease domain-containing protein, which produces MDTTPVSFSSAYLGSHQPTPSAKLKIRDGAYIEPLDLSEPPWRLKAQVTRARCQAALHCSRTDAVLAHESAAFVHGLPLWEAEPDITTIQRTAPRRVIYRYPVVDYPHPSGPADGGSTHPGPTHPGSTRPRPTRPGRRTVHRRRVQVLPEEDVVYVEGLRVTSLERTVLDCARELHPRDALVVVDGHLRGCALASGSDDVDDPGYKGAEQEARASLLARLEGLKRGGARRGIKRARAIVEQASARAESPLESALRWVILQAGFPEPVLQMPVSGPHGRYRVDLAWPRHRILVEADGLLKYTGQDGRALAQEKIREDDLRRLGTVLRFIWVDVASLTPVVEELVRAFPDDVVANLHPVPGLQPPPNLRQFA; this is translated from the coding sequence ATGGACACCACACCAGTCTCCTTCTCCTCGGCCTACCTCGGCTCCCACCAGCCCACCCCCTCGGCCAAGCTCAAGATCCGCGACGGCGCCTACATCGAGCCCCTCGACCTCTCCGAGCCCCCATGGCGGCTCAAGGCCCAGGTTACCCGCGCCCGCTGCCAGGCCGCCCTGCACTGCTCGCGCACCGACGCCGTCCTGGCCCACGAGTCGGCCGCCTTCGTCCACGGTCTGCCACTGTGGGAGGCCGAGCCCGACATCACCACGATCCAGCGCACTGCTCCTCGCCGGGTCATCTACCGCTACCCCGTCGTCGACTACCCCCACCCCAGCGGGCCGGCTGACGGAGGCAGCACGCACCCCGGCCCGACGCACCCCGGCTCAACCCGCCCGCGCCCCACACGCCCCGGCCGGCGCACCGTCCACCGGCGCCGGGTGCAGGTCCTGCCCGAGGAGGACGTCGTCTACGTCGAGGGCCTGCGAGTCACCAGCCTGGAGCGCACGGTCCTGGACTGCGCCCGCGAGCTCCACCCGCGCGATGCTCTGGTGGTCGTGGACGGCCACCTACGCGGCTGCGCCCTGGCCAGCGGGAGCGACGACGTCGACGATCCCGGCTACAAGGGCGCCGAGCAGGAGGCGCGAGCCTCGCTCCTGGCGCGCCTGGAAGGGCTCAAGCGCGGCGGGGCCCGCCGCGGGATCAAGCGCGCCCGGGCGATTGTGGAGCAGGCCTCGGCCCGTGCCGAGAGCCCCCTGGAGTCCGCGCTGCGCTGGGTGATCCTGCAAGCCGGTTTCCCGGAGCCGGTGCTGCAGATGCCCGTGAGCGGCCCTCATGGCCGCTACCGGGTTGACCTGGCCTGGCCGAGGCACCGGATCCTCGTGGAGGCCGACGGGCTGCTGAAGTACACCGGGCAGGACGGGCGGGCCCTGGCCCAGGAGAAGATCCGGGAGGACGACCTGCGCCGGCTCGGTACCGTCCTGCGCTTCATCTGGGTCGACGTCGCCTCCCTGACCCCGGTGGTCGAGGAGCTCGTGCGGGCCTTCCCCGATGACGTCGTCGCCAATCTCCATCCCGTCCCGGGCCTCCAACCCCCGCCCAACCTTCGACAATTTGCATGA
- the galE gene encoding UDP-glucose 4-epimerase GalE, whose translation MSILVAGGAGYIGAHVVRLLLQRGEEVVVVDDLSYGTLDRVEGATLVELDVASGQAVEVLTGLMRQREVTAVIHFAARKQVGESVERPAWYYQQNVGGLANMLLAMEDAGVDQMIFSSSAAVYGMPPVEVVQEDIECRPINPYGETKLIGEWMMADAERAWGLRWAGLRYFNVAGAGWDDLGDMATLNLIPMVLDRLSRGESPKIFGTDYPTPDGTCVRDYIHVRDLATAHIAALDYLAGGGQMSEHIFNVGTGEGSSVREVVDRVIAATGLDLRPEELERRAGDPPQLIGDATRIGQVLGWRAEHDLDDIVTSSYTSWQADPARPHFS comes from the coding sequence ATGAGTATTCTCGTTGCTGGAGGCGCCGGCTACATCGGCGCCCACGTGGTCAGGCTCCTTCTTCAGCGCGGGGAGGAGGTCGTCGTCGTCGATGACCTCTCCTACGGCACCCTGGACCGGGTCGAGGGCGCCACGCTCGTCGAGCTCGACGTCGCCTCCGGGCAGGCCGTTGAGGTGCTCACCGGGCTCATGCGCCAGCGCGAGGTCACCGCCGTCATCCACTTCGCCGCCCGCAAGCAGGTGGGGGAGTCCGTCGAGCGCCCCGCCTGGTACTACCAGCAGAACGTCGGGGGCCTGGCCAACATGCTCCTGGCCATGGAGGACGCCGGGGTCGACCAGATGATCTTCTCCTCCTCCGCCGCCGTCTACGGGATGCCGCCCGTCGAGGTCGTCCAGGAGGACATCGAGTGCCGCCCCATCAACCCCTACGGCGAGACCAAGCTCATCGGGGAGTGGATGATGGCCGACGCCGAGCGCGCCTGGGGCCTGCGCTGGGCCGGCCTGCGCTACTTCAACGTCGCCGGCGCCGGATGGGATGACCTGGGGGACATGGCCACCCTCAACCTCATCCCCATGGTCCTGGACCGCCTCTCGCGCGGCGAGAGCCCCAAGATCTTCGGCACCGACTACCCCACCCCCGACGGCACCTGCGTGCGCGACTACATCCACGTGCGCGACCTGGCCACCGCTCACATCGCCGCCCTGGACTACCTGGCCGGCGGCGGGCAGATGAGCGAGCACATCTTCAATGTGGGCACCGGCGAGGGGTCCTCGGTGCGCGAGGTCGTTGACCGCGTCATCGCCGCCACGGGCCTGGACCTGCGCCCCGAGGAGCTCGAGCGCCGTGCCGGAGACCCGCCCCAGCTCATCGGGGACGCCACCCGGATCGGGCAGGTGCTGGGCTGGAGGGCCGAGCATGATCTCGACGATATCGTCACCTCCTCCTACACCTCCTGGCAGGCCGACCCCGCCCGCCCCCACTTCTCCTAA
- the purE gene encoding 5-(carboxyamino)imidazole ribonucleotide mutase gives MNQEQPVVGIVMGSDSDWPVMRAAAGALEEFGVPYEADVVSAHRMPTEMIDYGRTAASRGLRAIIAGAGGAAHLPGMLAAVTELPVIGVPVPLKHLDGMDSLLSIVQMPAGVPVATVSIGGARNAGLLAVRILAAGEGREAARLREAMRAFQADLAQLAHAKGAALREQVGAAASD, from the coding sequence ATGAACCAGGAGCAGCCGGTGGTCGGGATCGTCATGGGCTCGGACTCCGATTGGCCGGTGATGCGCGCCGCCGCCGGGGCGCTGGAGGAGTTCGGCGTGCCCTATGAGGCCGACGTCGTCTCGGCCCACCGCATGCCCACCGAGATGATCGACTACGGCCGCACCGCCGCCTCCCGGGGCCTGAGGGCCATCATCGCCGGCGCCGGGGGAGCCGCGCACCTGCCGGGTATGCTGGCCGCGGTCACCGAGCTGCCGGTCATCGGCGTGCCGGTGCCGCTCAAGCACCTCGACGGCATGGACTCCCTGCTGTCCATCGTGCAGATGCCCGCGGGCGTGCCCGTGGCCACGGTCTCCATCGGCGGGGCCCGCAACGCCGGGCTGCTGGCGGTGCGCATCCTGGCCGCCGGCGAGGGGCGGGAGGCGGCGCGGCTGCGCGAGGCCATGCGCGCCTTCCAGGCCGACCTGGCCCAGCTCGCCCACGCCAAGGGCGCCGCCCTGCGCGAGCAGGTCGGGGCAGCGGCGTCGGACTGA
- a CDS encoding 5-(carboxyamino)imidazole ribonucleotide synthase — MNAPIVAVIGGGQLARMMQEEASALGIDLRVLVESPRGSAGQVVVDAPVGTADDETAVRALVAGSGRSAGADAAGTTGAAEGGGALGPDGGSGGPRAAVLTFEHEHQDSALLEALQAEGLSVQPAPRALELARDKLAMRRAMDEAGLPQPAWAEAAGSAEEMISAVEDFASEHGWPVVLKTPRGGYDGHGVLLVRDAEELRDGRAAQWIDSAARTRAGESGQGAGGGGSLGGSAVASLLVEQAIAFTRELAVLLARSPSGEIAVWPVAHTLQEGGMCAEVIAPAPGLDSAAAQEAEGIGRAVAERFGVTGVLAVELFAIEVFGEPTRLYVNELAMRPHNSGHWTQDGAVTSQFAQHLRAVLDLPLGAAQAVAPVTVMVNLIGGQDLPGPGALARAMAAEPEARIHLYGKQWRPGRKLGHVNMTVGPDQEVADALSRARDVVAILRGDR, encoded by the coding sequence GTGAATGCACCGATCGTGGCCGTCATCGGGGGCGGGCAGCTGGCCCGCATGATGCAGGAGGAGGCCAGCGCCCTGGGCATCGACCTGCGGGTCCTGGTGGAGAGCCCACGGGGTTCGGCCGGCCAGGTCGTCGTCGACGCCCCCGTGGGCACCGCCGATGATGAGACCGCGGTGCGCGCCCTGGTGGCCGGGAGCGGCCGGTCAGCAGGGGCCGATGCGGCCGGCACGACCGGCGCGGCCGAGGGGGGCGGTGCCCTCGGCCCGGACGGGGGGAGCGGCGGCCCGAGGGCCGCAGTCCTCACCTTCGAGCACGAGCACCAGGACTCCGCCCTCCTGGAGGCGCTCCAGGCCGAGGGCCTCAGCGTCCAGCCCGCGCCCCGGGCCCTGGAGCTCGCCCGTGACAAGCTCGCCATGCGCCGGGCCATGGACGAGGCCGGCCTGCCCCAGCCCGCCTGGGCCGAGGCCGCGGGCAGCGCCGAGGAGATGATCAGCGCCGTCGAGGACTTCGCCTCCGAGCACGGCTGGCCCGTGGTCCTCAAGACCCCCCGAGGCGGCTACGACGGGCACGGCGTCCTGCTCGTGCGCGACGCCGAGGAGCTGCGCGACGGCCGGGCCGCCCAGTGGATCGACTCGGCCGCCCGTACCCGGGCCGGCGAGTCCGGGCAGGGCGCGGGCGGCGGCGGGAGTCTGGGGGGCAGCGCCGTCGCCAGCCTCCTGGTGGAGCAGGCCATCGCCTTCACACGTGAGCTGGCCGTGCTGCTGGCCCGCAGCCCCAGCGGCGAGATCGCCGTGTGGCCCGTGGCCCACACCCTCCAGGAGGGTGGGATGTGCGCCGAGGTCATCGCCCCCGCCCCCGGGCTGGACTCCGCCGCCGCCCAGGAGGCCGAGGGGATCGGGCGGGCGGTGGCCGAGCGCTTCGGCGTCACCGGGGTGCTCGCCGTCGAGCTCTTCGCCATCGAGGTCTTCGGGGAGCCGACCCGCCTGTATGTCAACGAGCTGGCCATGCGCCCCCACAACTCCGGGCACTGGACCCAGGACGGGGCCGTGACCAGCCAGTTCGCCCAGCACCTGCGCGCCGTGCTCGACCTGCCGCTGGGCGCGGCCCAGGCGGTGGCGCCCGTGACCGTCATGGTCAACCTCATCGGGGGCCAGGACCTGCCGGGGCCCGGTGCGCTGGCCCGTGCCATGGCCGCCGAGCCCGAGGCGCGCATCCACCTCTACGGCAAGCAGTGGCGCCCGGGGCGCAAACTGGGGCACGTGAACATGACCGTGGGGCCGGACCAGGAGGTCGCCGATGCCCTGTCCCGGGCGCGCGACGTCGTGGCCATCCTGCGCGGCGACCGGTAA
- a CDS encoding GtrA family protein, which produces MPDMTDSPGAQPRSLSARLVAIIKEFMQFGAVGAAAFVIDISLFNLLQHGPTGILAGHPNTANAVAAVTATFFSWVANRTWTYRGRTQENAAREAFLFAFANLGGILITQFCLLFTHHILGMASPLADNIAAYVVGFGLGTAFRFLFYHYVVFTGHR; this is translated from the coding sequence ATGCCGGACATGACCGATTCTCCCGGCGCCCAGCCCCGCTCCCTGTCGGCTCGACTGGTGGCCATCATCAAGGAGTTCATGCAGTTCGGAGCGGTGGGGGCGGCGGCCTTCGTCATCGATATCAGCCTGTTCAACCTGCTCCAGCACGGTCCGACGGGCATCCTCGCGGGCCACCCCAACACCGCCAATGCGGTGGCAGCGGTCACGGCCACCTTCTTCTCCTGGGTGGCCAACCGGACGTGGACCTACCGCGGCCGCACCCAGGAGAACGCCGCCCGTGAGGCCTTCCTCTTCGCCTTCGCCAACCTCGGGGGCATCCTCATCACCCAGTTCTGCCTGCTGTTCACCCACCACATCCTGGGGATGGCCTCGCCCCTGGCGGACAACATCGCCGCCTACGTCGTGGGATTCGGCCTGGGCACCGCCTTCCGCTTCCTGTTCTACCACTACGTCGTCTTCACCGGTCACCGCTGA
- a CDS encoding VTT domain-containing protein: MTALSTALTTALPATLPALGPGPAPALGPEWLDPATMIMTFVGWVGPWSVLAVMLVIFAETGLLVGFFLPGDSLLFTLGMFVHIGEKSPADGVPVNIWIVSILMWVAAIVGDQTGYVIGKKAGPAIFNKPDSRLFKQKYVDETRVFFERHGGKAVTLARFVPIVRTFTPVMAGVGQMGYRHFVFYNVLGATVWAFALVWLGYFLGGIEWIRHNIDYVILGIVFVSVAPMLYAWLRSRLVARRTGPSDDTQAAPLTNEPALTRSSERAETR; the protein is encoded by the coding sequence GTGACCGCCCTATCGACCGCGCTGACCACTGCCCTCCCCGCCACGCTACCCGCTCTCGGCCCCGGTCCGGCACCGGCCCTGGGGCCGGAGTGGCTCGACCCGGCCACCATGATCATGACCTTCGTCGGATGGGTGGGACCCTGGTCGGTCCTGGCCGTCATGCTGGTCATCTTCGCCGAGACCGGGCTGCTCGTCGGCTTCTTCCTGCCCGGCGACTCCCTCCTGTTCACCCTGGGGATGTTCGTCCACATCGGGGAGAAGAGCCCCGCCGACGGCGTGCCGGTCAATATCTGGATCGTCTCGATCCTCATGTGGGTGGCCGCCATCGTCGGCGACCAGACCGGCTATGTCATCGGCAAGAAGGCCGGCCCGGCCATCTTCAACAAGCCCGACTCCCGCCTGTTCAAGCAGAAGTACGTCGATGAGACCAGGGTCTTCTTCGAGCGCCACGGCGGCAAGGCCGTGACCCTGGCCCGCTTCGTGCCCATCGTGCGCACCTTCACCCCGGTGATGGCCGGCGTGGGCCAGATGGGCTACCGGCACTTCGTGTTCTACAACGTCCTGGGCGCCACCGTCTGGGCCTTCGCCCTGGTGTGGCTGGGCTACTTCCTGGGCGGCATCGAGTGGATCCGGCACAACATCGACTACGTGATCCTGGGCATCGTCTTCGTCTCCGTGGCGCCAATGCTCTACGCCTGGCTGCGCTCCCGCCTGGTTGCGCGCCGCACCGGGCCCTCCGACGACACCCAGGCCGCCCCGCTGACCAACGAGCCCGCGCTGACCCGCTCATCGGAGCGCGCGGAGACCCGGTGA
- a CDS encoding DUF368 domain-containing protein: MSPHTPPTAPGRRTSIPGNLLRGGLIGLAETVPGVSGGTVALVVGIYDELIGSASHLVSAIKALVTGPDRLASARAHLRATRWRLLIPVAVGMATVVLAVAGPMADAVEHYPVQMRGLFFGMVLASISVPVRMVRDSLNSRPLGSGARPRWLAARLLGIGATAAVITWLLVSRQPSHIEPHPLVIVPAAAVAVAALVLPGLSGSFLLLTFGLYEPTLRAVDERDLGYLGLFILGAMLGLALVVKSLQWLLAHHQVMTLCALIGLMVGGLRALWPWQDEMNRALAPGHSLGAVLALGLLGFALVTTMIVVDLAIARRSARERLPDTGS, translated from the coding sequence ATGAGCCCCCACACGCCCCCGACCGCGCCCGGGCGGCGCACCTCCATCCCGGGCAATCTCCTGCGCGGTGGCCTCATCGGCCTGGCCGAGACGGTCCCGGGTGTCTCCGGGGGGACCGTGGCCCTGGTGGTGGGCATCTATGACGAGCTCATCGGCTCGGCCTCCCACCTGGTCTCGGCCATCAAGGCCCTGGTCACCGGCCCCGACCGCCTGGCCTCGGCCAGGGCGCACCTGCGCGCCACCCGCTGGCGCCTGCTCATCCCCGTGGCGGTGGGGATGGCGACGGTGGTGCTTGCGGTGGCCGGCCCCATGGCCGACGCCGTCGAGCACTACCCGGTGCAGATGCGCGGGCTGTTCTTCGGCATGGTGCTGGCCTCGATCAGTGTGCCGGTGCGCATGGTGCGCGACTCCCTCAACAGCCGGCCCCTGGGCTCCGGGGCGCGCCCCCGGTGGCTGGCGGCCCGACTGCTGGGCATCGGTGCAACGGCGGCCGTCATCACCTGGCTGCTGGTCTCGCGCCAGCCCTCCCATATCGAGCCCCATCCCCTGGTGATCGTTCCCGCCGCGGCCGTCGCCGTGGCCGCCCTGGTGCTGCCCGGGCTCTCCGGCTCCTTCCTCCTGCTGACCTTCGGCCTCTACGAGCCCACCCTGCGCGCCGTGGATGAGCGCGACCTGGGCTACCTGGGGCTGTTCATCCTGGGGGCCATGCTGGGCCTGGCCCTGGTGGTCAAATCGCTCCAATGGCTGCTGGCCCACCACCAGGTGATGACCCTGTGCGCCCTCATCGGGCTCATGGTGGGCGGCCTCAGGGCGCTGTGGCCATGGCAGGACGAGATGAACCGTGCACTGGCCCCGGGCCACTCCCTGGGCGCCGTCCTGGCCCTGGGACTGCTGGGCTTCGCACTGGTGACCACGATGATCGTCGTCGACCTCGCCATCGCCCGGCGCTCGGCCCGCGAGCGACTGCCCGACACGGGCTCCTGA
- a CDS encoding sensor histidine kinase, whose protein sequence is MRRRTMVTSMSAVAVAVVLLGAPLGGGWIILALRTTQDRSGQVSAILTVVATIVILTVVALAAASVVASKAARRLSAPLIYLAAEAEQLGSGQVRPRLRSSGIEEIDLVQAELVRSAERVAGRLAAERQFASDASHQLRTPLTSLSLRLEEIELLSDQEEVRAEAHACLEQVERLTGVVEDLLKISRRTGGGTTEALHLADVFAQQREEWEPAYQQEGRTITFSDEVGHPVLATPGSLAQVLATVIENSLRYGGGATSVSVRGANGGHGVFIDVADEGPGVEDELAPYIFDRHVSGHGSTGVGLALAKDLVEADGGRIELSQRRPAVFSILLNAVPKSLDPNNVLPQGALVSVGRRRRF, encoded by the coding sequence ATGCGCCGTCGAACCATGGTCACCTCGATGTCCGCCGTCGCCGTGGCCGTCGTCCTGCTGGGGGCGCCCCTGGGTGGCGGGTGGATCATCCTGGCCCTGCGCACCACGCAGGACCGCTCCGGCCAGGTCAGCGCCATCCTCACGGTGGTGGCCACCATCGTCATCCTCACCGTCGTGGCCCTGGCGGCCGCCTCCGTGGTGGCCTCCAAGGCGGCCCGGCGCCTGTCGGCACCACTGATCTACCTGGCCGCCGAGGCCGAGCAGCTGGGCAGCGGGCAGGTGCGCCCCCGCCTGCGCTCCTCGGGCATCGAGGAGATCGACCTGGTGCAGGCCGAGCTGGTCCGCTCCGCCGAGCGCGTCGCGGGGCGCCTGGCCGCCGAGCGCCAGTTCGCCTCCGACGCCTCCCACCAGCTGCGCACGCCCCTGACCTCCCTGAGCCTGCGCCTGGAGGAGATCGAGCTGCTCTCCGACCAGGAGGAGGTGCGCGCCGAGGCCCACGCCTGCCTGGAGCAGGTCGAGCGGCTCACCGGCGTGGTGGAGGACCTGCTCAAGATCTCCCGGCGCACCGGCGGGGGCACCACCGAGGCACTGCACCTGGCCGACGTCTTCGCCCAGCAGCGCGAGGAGTGGGAGCCGGCCTACCAGCAGGAGGGACGCACGATCACCTTCAGCGATGAGGTGGGCCACCCGGTCCTGGCCACCCCCGGCTCCCTGGCCCAGGTGCTGGCCACCGTCATCGAGAACTCCCTGCGCTACGGCGGGGGCGCCACCAGCGTCAGCGTGCGCGGCGCCAATGGTGGGCACGGCGTCTTCATCGACGTGGCCGACGAGGGGCCGGGCGTGGAGGACGAGCTCGCCCCCTACATCTTCGACCGCCACGTCTCGGGCCACGGTTCCACAGGGGTGGGCCTGGCCCTGGCCAAGGACCTGGTGGAGGCCGACGGCGGTCGCATCGAGCTGTCCCAGCGGCGCCCGGCGGTCTTCTCCATCCTGCTCAATGCCGTGCCCAAGTCGCTGGACCCCAATAACGTCCTGCCCCAGGGGGCGCTGGTCTCGGTGGGGCGACGCCGGCGCTTCTGA
- a CDS encoding response regulator transcription factor has protein sequence MTTVLLVEDDPAISEPLARAFGREGYAVLTHGTGKGALEEVGSADIIVLDLGLPDIDGLDVARQVRAQGLTIPILMLTARSDDTDLVVGLDAGADDYVTKPFRLAELLARVRAQVRRASGEATEDELALGQVRVDVAAHRAFVGSRELQLTIREFELLRVLVRGGGAVVHSDDILKEVWGEDPTGSPQTLEMHATWLRRKLGDDEEAPGLLLAEADGYRLAEG, from the coding sequence GTGACCACTGTTCTGCTCGTTGAAGACGACCCTGCTATCTCTGAGCCGCTCGCCCGAGCCTTCGGCCGGGAGGGCTATGCGGTCCTGACCCATGGCACCGGCAAGGGGGCCCTGGAGGAGGTCGGGAGCGCAGACATCATCGTGCTCGACCTCGGACTGCCCGATATCGACGGCCTGGACGTCGCCCGTCAGGTGCGCGCCCAGGGCCTGACCATCCCCATCCTCATGCTCACCGCCCGCAGCGACGACACCGACCTCGTCGTCGGCCTGGACGCCGGAGCGGACGACTACGTGACCAAGCCCTTCCGCCTGGCCGAGCTCCTGGCCCGGGTGCGCGCCCAGGTGCGGCGCGCCTCCGGTGAGGCCACCGAGGACGAGCTCGCCCTGGGGCAGGTCCGCGTCGACGTCGCCGCGCACCGCGCCTTCGTCGGCAGCCGCGAGCTGCAGCTGACCATCCGCGAGTTCGAGCTGCTGCGCGTGCTCGTGCGCGGCGGCGGGGCCGTGGTCCACAGCGACGACATCCTCAAGGAGGTGTGGGGCGAGGACCCCACCGGCAGCCCCCAGACCCTGGAGATGCACGCCACCTGGCTGCGGCGCAAGCTCGGCGACGACGAGGAGGCCCCCGGCCTCCTGCTCGCCGAGGCCGACGGCTACCGCCTGGCCGAGGGCTGA
- a CDS encoding adenylate/guanylate cyclase domain-containing protein: protein MAVKESPEEGESRQAGVEDWAALAGHQRLLLGEDPILTLEQMAEQAGTDLEMAKRFWRAMGFADVAPDEVRFTGSDAAALRNTLSLICQDGDQGMEVAGALELLRAQSYTMDRLVLWQFETLVGDLIQRRGLNDTQARLEALSEVGDMVDTLSKQLAYVWRRHLASLLSRTDAEVANRDREDTGPDFYPLTRALGFVDIVSFTQRAQGMSKRALTLLLEDFENTARDVVTSRGARVVKTIGDAVMYIADDLPTAADVVTSLVEELQSGPDAIRVRASLVHGRVVSRSGDVFGPTVNLASRLVDAADPGGIRMDETTAMAILHGPVAGRYRVGQCHEVVAKGLGQIVPWSLERA from the coding sequence ATGGCAGTTAAGGAGAGCCCCGAGGAGGGCGAGAGTAGGCAGGCGGGGGTCGAGGACTGGGCCGCGCTGGCAGGCCACCAGCGCCTGCTCCTGGGGGAGGACCCCATCCTGACCCTGGAGCAGATGGCCGAGCAGGCGGGCACTGACCTGGAGATGGCCAAGCGCTTCTGGCGGGCCATGGGCTTCGCCGACGTCGCCCCCGATGAGGTCCGCTTCACCGGGAGCGACGCCGCGGCGCTGCGCAACACGCTGTCCCTCATCTGCCAGGACGGCGACCAGGGCATGGAGGTGGCCGGGGCCCTGGAGCTGCTGCGCGCCCAGTCCTACACCATGGACCGCCTCGTGCTGTGGCAGTTCGAGACCCTCGTGGGCGACCTCATCCAGCGCCGCGGCCTGAATGACACCCAGGCGCGCCTGGAGGCGCTCAGCGAGGTCGGGGACATGGTCGACACCCTGTCCAAGCAGCTGGCCTACGTCTGGCGCCGCCACCTGGCCTCCCTCCTCAGCCGCACCGACGCCGAGGTCGCCAACCGCGACCGCGAGGACACCGGCCCCGACTTCTACCCCCTGACCCGGGCCCTCGGATTCGTCGACATCGTCTCCTTCACCCAGCGCGCCCAGGGCATGAGCAAGCGCGCCCTGACCCTCCTGCTGGAGGACTTCGAGAACACGGCCCGCGACGTCGTGACCTCCCGGGGGGCGCGCGTGGTCAAGACGATCGGCGACGCCGTCATGTACATCGCCGACGACCTGCCCACCGCCGCCGACGTCGTCACCTCCCTGGTCGAGGAGCTCCAGAGCGGCCCCGACGCCATCCGGGTGCGCGCCTCCCTCGTGCACGGGCGCGTGGTCTCCCGCTCCGGGGACGTCTTCGGCCCCACCGTCAACCTCGCCTCCCGTCTGGTCGACGCCGCCGATCCCGGCGGCATCCGCATGGACGAGACCACCGCCATGGCCATCCTCCACGGCCCGGTCGCCGGCAGGTACCGCGTGGGCCAGTGCCATGAGGTGGTGGCCAAGGGGCTGGGGCAGATCGTGCCCTGGTCCCTGGAGCGGGCCTGA
- a CDS encoding biotin--[acetyl-CoA-carboxylase] ligase: MSCTTSAADSATSVFSPLRVVPMTGSTQDDLRADLTGARADHWPHFSALHALGQSAGRGRSGNTWTTPATGALTVSVVLRPLVPVDALAWLPLLAGLAVHDALAPRIDPRRWRLSTKWPNDVVALPTAPAEDPAPAPPEVEGWGTSRKLAGVLAELVPLPGLPLPDGRPPTRDQAPAIVLGIGVNVRQSVEQLPVPWAASLRTLGVEAEPEEVREEIGARLRQRLVQWEEVGGDPRSAGGGLAQQLREACATLGQRVSVQAPSGCVEGLAIDLDPGLVLRTESGTVVLQAGDVRLVRGRS; encoded by the coding sequence ACGAGTGTCTTCTCCCCGCTGCGGGTCGTGCCCATGACCGGCTCCACCCAGGATGACCTGCGCGCCGACCTCACCGGGGCCAGGGCCGACCACTGGCCGCACTTCTCCGCCCTGCACGCACTGGGGCAGAGCGCCGGGCGCGGACGCTCGGGCAACACCTGGACCACCCCGGCCACCGGGGCGCTGACCGTCTCGGTCGTGCTGCGCCCGCTCGTGCCCGTCGATGCCCTGGCCTGGCTGCCGCTCCTGGCGGGCCTGGCCGTCCACGACGCGCTGGCCCCCCGCATCGACCCCCGGCGGTGGCGCCTGAGCACCAAATGGCCCAACGACGTCGTCGCCCTGCCCACCGCCCCCGCCGAGGACCCGGCCCCCGCGCCCCCCGAGGTCGAGGGCTGGGGCACCAGCCGCAAGCTCGCCGGCGTCCTGGCCGAACTGGTCCCCCTACCGGGGCTGCCCCTGCCCGATGGCCGGCCCCCCACGCGCGATCAGGCCCCCGCCATCGTCCTGGGCATCGGCGTCAACGTCCGTCAGAGCGTCGAGCAGCTGCCCGTCCCCTGGGCCGCCTCTCTGCGCACCCTGGGGGTGGAGGCCGAGCCCGAGGAGGTGCGCGAGGAAATCGGTGCCCGACTGCGCCAGCGCCTGGTCCAGTGGGAGGAGGTCGGTGGAGATCCGCGGTCCGCCGGTGGAGGGCTCGCCCAGCAGTTGCGCGAGGCCTGCGCCACCCTGGGCCAGCGGGTCAGCGTCCAGGCCCCCAGTGGCTGCGTGGAGGGCCTGGCCATCGACCTCGACCCGGGCCTGGTCCTGCGCACTGAGAGTGGGACGGTCGTCCTGCAGGCCGGGGATGTCAGGCTTGTGCGCGGTCGTTCCTGA